The following proteins come from a genomic window of Helicobacter canadensis MIT 98-5491:
- a CDS encoding RNA-binding S4 domain-containing protein: protein MRIDKFLNAVNITKRRTIAQDMIENGVVKIAGISVKASRDVKVGDIIEIAFLEKSRFFEILQIPTQKTIKKDESHLYYREITK, encoded by the coding sequence ATGAGAATCGATAAATTTCTTAATGCTGTTAATATTACAAAAAGACGCACCATAGCTCAAGATATGATTGAAAATGGTGTTGTAAAAATTGCTGGAATCAGTGTCAAAGCAAGTCGAGATGTGAAAGTGGGAGATATTATTGAAATTGCCTTTTTAGAAAAATCAAGATTCTTTGAAATCTTGCAAATTCCCACTCAAAAAACAATCAAGAAAGATGAATCACATTTATATTATAGAGAAATTACAAAATAA
- a CDS encoding purine-nucleoside phosphorylase: MICCAGKIESFSFAKSIGIGLIESAMNLTQLIFYEKPSEIVFVGTCGCYDDSKPLLEIFESQSAANIELSFLQQDSYTPLDNCISLENVSHETLSNIVNSSNYITTNSSLAQKLTKLGILYENMEFFSVLQVAKHYEIPALGIFCSTNHIHKESQKEFFSNHKKAMQNLEDYIRTRKNG; the protein is encoded by the coding sequence ATGATTTGCTGTGCTGGAAAAATTGAAAGTTTCTCTTTTGCTAAAAGTATTGGTATTGGTCTTATAGAAAGTGCAATGAATCTTACACAACTTATTTTTTATGAAAAACCAAGCGAAATAGTCTTTGTAGGAACTTGTGGTTGTTATGATGATTCTAAGCCTTTATTAGAAATCTTTGAATCACAAAGTGCGGCAAATATTGAGCTTTCTTTTTTACAACAAGATTCTTACACTCCCTTAGATAATTGTATTTCTTTAGAAAATGTTTCACATGAAACATTAAGCAATATTGTTAATTCAAGTAATTACATTACAACTAATTCTAGTCTTGCACAAAAACTAACAAAACTTGGAATCTTATATGAAAATATGGAATTTTTTAGTGTATTACAAGTTGCAAAACATTATGAAATACCCGCTTTAGGAATCTTTTGTAGCACAAACCATATTCATAAAGAAAGCCAAAAAGAATTTTTTTCTAATCATAAAAAAGCAATGCAAAATTTAGAAGATTATATTAGGACAAGAAAAAATGGATAA
- the rlmN gene encoding 23S rRNA (adenine(2503)-C(2))-methyltransferase RlmN: protein MDKQNVFGFTLNSLSDSLKDFPKFRAKQIYHWLYVHYENDFEKMENLPKNLREFLKENFISNAVEIAKKEQSSDGSVKYLFKTADNLTYEAVFLKMKEDKFTLCLSSQVGCKVGCSFCLTAKGGFVRNLNAGEMVYQVFAIKKDQNIPSNKAVNIVYMGMGEPLDNLENVTKCIQILSELDGLSISRRRQTISTSGIAPKIKKLGALDLGVQLAISLHAVDDELRTKLMPINKAYNIQNIIDEVVAFPIDSRKRVMFEYLMIDGINDSLECAKKLVALLNKIKAKVNLIYFNPHEGSLYKRPSKEKVEAFREYLLKKGLLCTIRESKGLDISAACGQLREKEIANA, encoded by the coding sequence ATGGATAAACAAAATGTCTTTGGATTCACGCTAAATTCTCTCAGCGATTCTCTAAAAGATTTTCCAAAATTCCGAGCCAAACAAATCTATCATTGGCTTTATGTTCATTATGAAAATGATTTTGAAAAAATGGAGAATCTTCCAAAAAATTTGCGCGAATTTTTAAAAGAGAATTTTATAAGCAATGCAGTAGAAATTGCAAAAAAAGAACAAAGTAGCGATGGTAGCGTAAAATATCTTTTTAAAACTGCCGATAATCTCACTTATGAAGCTGTTTTTTTGAAAATGAAAGAAGATAAATTCACACTTTGTCTTTCATCACAAGTGGGTTGCAAAGTGGGTTGTAGTTTTTGTCTTACGGCTAAAGGTGGATTTGTAAGAAATCTTAATGCAGGAGAAATGGTTTATCAAGTCTTTGCTATTAAAAAAGATCAAAATATCCCAAGTAATAAGGCTGTAAATATAGTGTATATGGGAATGGGCGAACCACTTGATAATTTAGAAAATGTTACAAAATGCATTCAAATCTTATCAGAGCTTGATGGATTAAGTATTTCTCGCCGAAGACAAACTATCTCTACAAGTGGAATTGCACCTAAAATCAAAAAACTTGGAGCATTAGATTTAGGAGTGCAATTAGCTATATCACTCCACGCAGTTGATGATGAACTCCGCACGAAATTAATGCCCATTAACAAAGCTTATAATATCCAAAATATTATTGATGAAGTGGTAGCTTTTCCTATTGATTCACGCAAAAGAGTAATGTTTGAATATTTAATGATTGATGGAATCAATGATAGTTTAGAATGTGCTAAAAAACTTGTAGCACTGCTAAATAAAATCAAGGCTAAAGTTAATCTCATTTATTTTAATCCTCACGAAGGAAGTCTTTACAAACGACCAAGCAAAGAAAAAGTTGAAGCTTTTAGAGAATACTTACTCAAAAAAGGACTTTTATGCACAATTCGTGAATCTAAAGGTTTAGATATTAGTGCTGCTTGCGGACAATTAAGAGAAAAGGAAATAGCAAATGCCTAG
- a CDS encoding epoxyqueuosine reductase QueH codes for MSQIPYNFSNQKTTLVHICCSVDSHHFLTQLQKLYPQKQFCGFFYNPNIHPYEEYLMRLNDVKRSCEMLKIPLIEGEYDLDSWLCGTKGLEDEPEKGERCSYCFDYRLERTAQIAKETHCVEFTTTLLASPMKSQNELFSQGEMMAKKHSLDFLPIDVRGNGGTKIQNELAKEANLYRQNYCGCLFALTKQREKAQKIPLELVSTLNLPKDSRNLPLLRLKNFQTRESLENNNKTYHIIKRKVQKYCLLKGILTQDSKTIPSFICNHSMINKPTKAKIEFWKDGIGYASKEGILFLEFEKFKDFIQQDSFESLLTNGLDESYQLSLRQKIYPQGFLTSPILIIKEKIIGEFNLEIQFALQEEIMEDFID; via the coding sequence ATGTCTCAAATTCCCTATAATTTTTCAAATCAAAAGACTACTTTAGTTCATATTTGTTGTAGTGTAGATAGTCATCATTTTCTAACCCAACTTCAAAAACTCTATCCACAAAAACAATTTTGTGGCTTTTTTTATAATCCTAATATTCATCCCTATGAAGAATATCTTATGCGTCTTAATGATGTCAAAAGAAGCTGTGAAATGTTAAAAATTCCATTGATTGAAGGGGAATATGATTTAGATTCGTGGCTTTGTGGCACAAAAGGTTTAGAAGATGAGCCAGAAAAAGGAGAACGATGTTCATATTGCTTTGATTATCGTCTAGAGAGGACAGCACAAATCGCAAAAGAAACGCATTGTGTAGAATTTACGACTACCTTACTTGCAAGCCCTATGAAATCTCAAAATGAGCTTTTTTCACAAGGCGAAATGATGGCAAAAAAACATTCCCTTGATTTTCTACCCATTGATGTAAGAGGAAATGGCGGAACCAAAATTCAAAATGAACTTGCCAAAGAAGCTAATCTTTATCGCCAAAATTATTGCGGTTGTCTCTTTGCACTCACTAAGCAAAGAGAAAAAGCACAAAAAATTCCATTAGAGCTTGTTTCTACTCTCAATCTTCCAAAAGATTCACGCAATCTTCCTCTTTTACGCTTAAAAAATTTCCAAACGCGAGAATCTTTAGAAAATAACAATAAAACCTATCATATTATCAAAAGAAAAGTTCAAAAATACTGCCTTCTCAAAGGAATCTTAACTCAAGATTCAAAAACCATTCCTAGTTTTATTTGTAATCATTCTATGATTAACAAACCTACAAAAGCAAAAATAGAATTTTGGAAAGATGGAATCGGTTATGCTTCAAAAGAAGGAATTTTATTTTTAGAATTTGAGAAATTTAAAGATTTTATTCAACAAGATAGTTTTGAATCCCTTTTAACAAATGGTTTAGATGAATCTTATCAATTATCTTTGCGACAAAAAATATATCCACAAGGATTTTTAACTTCTCCAATTCTTATTATCAAAGAAAAAATTATTGGAGAATTTAATTTAGAGATTCAATTTGCTTTGCAAGAAGAAATTATGGAAGATTTTATAGATTAG
- a CDS encoding DsbA family protein: MKNLKLWLIGICLFSLQVLANDLKENVDYVVLDKPISNMQNKVIEIFNIGCPHCAYYNANFVPNLLEFLPENVEFLPYHVAAAIPIHEETSNILVVALAKDKEKSLELKDNDSLYKKILNHYFNAIHKERKNWTNRQDFLKEGLEILGISETEYKEILDTKTSKEALKQWQSMLEYTEIQGVPSFIINGKYMILSSGIKGVEDFIYKVDYLLTK, encoded by the coding sequence ATGAAAAATTTAAAACTTTGGCTGATTGGAATTTGTTTATTTAGTTTGCAAGTTTTGGCAAATGATTTAAAAGAAAATGTAGATTATGTTGTATTAGATAAACCTATTTCTAATATGCAAAATAAGGTGATTGAGATTTTTAACATTGGTTGTCCGCATTGTGCATATTATAATGCAAATTTTGTCCCTAATCTTTTAGAGTTTTTACCAGAAAATGTAGAGTTTTTACCTTATCATGTGGCAGCTGCGATTCCAATTCATGAAGAAACTTCAAATATTTTAGTTGTGGCATTAGCTAAAGATAAGGAAAAAAGTTTGGAATTAAAAGATAATGATTCTTTGTATAAAAAAATATTAAATCATTATTTCAACGCCATTCACAAAGAAAGAAAAAATTGGACAAATAGACAGGATTTTTTAAAAGAAGGTTTAGAAATATTGGGTATTTCTGAAACAGAATATAAAGAAATTTTAGATACTAAAACTTCTAAAGAAGCCTTAAAACAATGGCAGAGTATGTTGGAATATACAGAGATTCAAGGGGTTCCAAGTTTTATTATCAATGGAAAATATATGATTTTATCTAGTGGAATAAAGGGTGTAGAAGATTTTATTTATAAAGTTGATTATTTACTTACAAAATAA
- the thyX gene encoding FAD-dependent thymidylate synthase — MNITLLSYTNLNICSQAIRTCWQSFDKSDNGGEKDRELIDRVGNKYKHSSTLEHLNYTFYIQGISRACLQELARHRMASLSVKSSRYTLKELKTEESFLPIDETNLQRAEKFLVFTENLKVNEASIKALENLRILLKDNISNDLAKFAMPESYKTELTWSINARSLQNFLHLRSSKSALWEIRNLALEIYNHIPKEHQFIFEDLICKNKGDL, encoded by the coding sequence ATGAATATTACTTTATTAAGTTATACTAATTTAAATATTTGTTCTCAAGCGATTCGAACTTGTTGGCAAAGTTTTGATAAAAGCGATAATGGTGGAGAGAAAGATAGAGAACTCATTGATAGGGTAGGAAATAAATATAAACATTCTAGCACATTAGAACATCTTAATTATACTTTTTATATTCAAGGTATTTCCAGAGCTTGTCTTCAAGAGTTAGCTAGACATAGAATGGCTTCTTTGAGTGTTAAAAGTAGCCGCTACACGCTAAAAGAATTAAAAACAGAAGAAAGTTTTCTTCCTATAGATGAAACTAATTTACAAAGAGCAGAGAAATTTTTAGTTTTTACTGAAAATCTAAAAGTTAATGAAGCTTCTATCAAAGCATTAGAAAATCTTAGGATTCTTTTAAAAGATAATATCAGTAATGATTTGGCAAAATTTGCAATGCCTGAATCTTACAAAACCGAATTGACTTGGAGTATTAATGCTAGGAGTTTGCAAAATTTCTTGCATTTAAGAAGTTCTAAAAGTGCATTATGGGAGATTAGGAATCTTGCTTTGGAAATTTATAATCATATTCCTAAGGAACATCAATTTATCTTTGAAGATTTAATTTGTAAAAATAAAGGAGATTTATGA